GTAGGCTCTGAGCTAGGTAAACAAAGTCTTTTTCATGGGGTCTCCCATATAAGAACATTCCCTGGATTGGGGCCTAGAACAGTCTATCCCTGCTCTACCACTGCCAATGGTTGCTTGGCTGCTTGGCTGCTGGTTTTCACCATGAACAGAGGGTTTCCAGTTCACCACCACCTGGAAAACAACCATGAAGCTCATGCTTCTCATGTCAGATTCAGCTggttttcttaaatattctacAGGTTGCCAAGAATGTTGGTTAACTTTCAGAGACCTGAAATTTCTTTTCCAGTGTTACCATCTTTTATGGAGCAGAGAAATTTCAGAGGTCTTTATTCTACCACTTTTTTCTGGCATCCCTATTCATTTGTATTGTCTTCAGAATTGTggggattttgtttatttgtgatggTTGTTGTTAATTTACAGAACAGGAGAGAGAGTGTGCTTAAAGAGAAACCAGACCTACCTTTTGTTTGAGTTGTGTATGacattttctcttacactttGGACTGTAGTTGTTCCTACTACAGAGGAAGGATGTGAAGACATCTGGCATCCCCCATCCTTTCTCTAAGCCTCCATAAAGCTCTCTCCTATCTGTGAAGCTTTGATccttgtagggaaaaaaaaaaaatccctcacttTGGAAGGCTCCAGGCTTGTTAGTTGTGGTTCTGCTTGGCACTGTGTGCCCTTGTTCAAGCCACTGTACCAATTGCCTGTTCCTCTCTTTTCCCTAGCTCAGTCTTACCATAAGCACATTAGTAAATTTAAATTACTTGAAATTTCTTAAAAAGATTTGGGAAAAGGAAGTTATTTTCAGTTTGACTATAAATAATCTGTACATGATACACTATACTTTAATGCCATTCTGAAAGGGAtcattggaaattttttttattacacaTAGAACTAGAAATAGAGTTTAAAACATCTAATTTTCTAATGTATTTCCTGGtttgcctttgtttcttttttttgtttttttgaggtagggtctcacactcgtccaggcttacctggaacttactatgtagtctcagggtggcctcgagctcacagtgatctacctacctctgcctcccaagtgctgggattaaaggtgtgtgccaccacgccccaatttttttttcttatttttatcgaGTTTATTTGAAGTTGTATTAGTTGGGGTTCCTAAAGAAATAGAACAAATCAAGTCAACATacattataaagggaatttattagattagctcATAGGATAGGAGCTGGGCAGCCTAATAATGACTGTCTATAGATAGGTTAGAGTGTTGAAGAAtctagtagctgctcagtccatgaggctggatacttcagcagtcccagtctggcactgaaaGTCTAGAGGGTTCCTAGAGAGTCTGGACTTGAGTCCATGTTGAAAGGCTGATGGAAGCAGGTGGCAGCAGGGTAGATGCATGTTCAGCGAGGAGCACAGCAGCCAGGCAGAAGGCTCGGTGCTCTCTGGAGCTTCTTTAGCTGTAGTCCCCCACTAGAAGGGCTGCCGCTCTGGGAAAGGCTTCCCACTCCAGTTCATTCTTCCTGACCTGCCCAAGAGGTGGGCCTCTTACTTGACTCCTAATCTGATCAGGTTGGCAGTAGAACTTAGCTGTCACTGTAGTACTACTGAATATTTTTCTGTATGGGGTGCTTTTGGGATAGTAAAATACATGTAACCTCAAATTTGCTCATTTAATTTTAACCTTATGGTCAGTTGCATTAAGCATATACATTTCTTTCTTCAACTGTAGATTCCAGAGTTCCTTGGCAATAGTTGCTTTGTACACCAGCATTGTTACTGAGATATAGTATAGACTGatagtttatttttggtttttgactttttttgCTACTTCATTATGTAGGAGACATGAGTTTAATGAAATAGTGGGTGCTAATTTCTGTGATCATACTTCCTTTACCTCCTTTAATTTATGAAAACAACCTAATTGTTCATATGCAACATGCTCAACTCACATCTCTTTTTTGCAGATTGCAGTACCAGCAGGAATTAACTTGGGGACAACCATGTCAAGAGGATTGTATCAACCAGCAATAGCCTTTATGGGCTGCCAAATGTCAGCCATCTCAAGCATTGAAGATTTCAGTGCAGAGGAGAAATCTTCCCAACCCACAAAGAACTTTTCAATTCCTGACCCACATTCACACCAACAGACAGCCCAGAGCAGTGATGTGACAGACAGCTGTGTAGTACAAACTACTAGTGACACACAGTGCTTAAATAAGCCTGACAAAATAGATGGAAAGACATCTCTTCAGATTGGTGAGAAAACGCCAGTCACAGCCAGTGTATTGTCTGAGGAGGAACAAACTCATTGCTTGGAGATAGGAAGCAATACACGTCACAGCAAGAGTAATTTATCTGAAGGTAAAAAGTCTGCTGAACTCCATTCCTCGTTACAGGAAAGATTAAGTCCAGAGAACAGAACCACTGATTTAAAGTGTGACAGTTCCAGCAGATCAGAGGGATCAGACGGAAAAATACTGACACGGGAACATATTGAAGTCAAGGAAGAAAGAGCCAGCCCGCCATTCTCTGTGGTATCAGTTTCAGAACACTGTGCATCTGAAAATAAGTGGTCTCAAGAGAAGCATCCTGCTTGGGAAGGTTTCTCAGGTGGGATGAAAGGCTGAGTTTGCTGATTTTTGTTAGTGTTAGTTTTGCTAGTAGTAATTTTATATAAGCATGTAACATTCTCTAATTTTATCGCTGAGAAAAAATCATGACTTTGTTAATGAATTCCGTTCTGATGATTTCTTAAATATGttcatggaaatattttaaaagtggatTCACTGATTTTTAAACTCATATTTTAAGATCTTTTATGGATGAGAGTGTTGCAGCTCAGGGTAGAACACACATTCTTAGTATGCCAGAGGTCCTAGGTTTGCTCTCCAGTAacactaaatttaaaaattaaaaaaacgaaataagccaggcgtggtgacacacacctttaatcctagcactcaggaggcagaggtaggaggatggccatgagactccatagtgaattccaggtcagcctgggctagaatgagaccctacctcgaaaaaccaaaaaaacaaataaatttaaagaacagatttctgaatttttaaatactttaattgtgagttgtttctccaTGCTTTTAACTAATGAGTAATTCTGTCCTGTGTTACTTGGATTCTTCCAGAAGTTAATCCATTTATTCCCCTCTTACAGATGACCTTGCCCATCAGGACCCAAAGGCACAAAGGTCTTTTATAAGCATGCAGAAAGAGCAACAGGAGGAAAGTTCATGCAGCAGTGATGACCTCACAGTCTCTATAAATGACGATGATCTAAATTTAGAGAATCTGGAACCACTGCCAAGCCCATGTGACAAGGTGAAGGGACGAGATGCAACACTGGCCTTGAGATCATTCTGCACTGTTCAAGACAGAGATACCCTGCCCACTGGAAAAAACAATTGCATTTTGCAAACTCTAAGCTCTCCTGACTCAGAAAAGGAATTTTCTGACTTACCAAAACAGTaagccattctttttttccccccttaattGTTCTGTTTTAAATTGTACACACTTTTAGAATCCatagcacaaggtggcacatgtatctggagttcatttgtggtggctagaggccctggcatgcccgtatttccccccccccccatctgcttctttctatttctctcaaataaataaataaaatattttagaaaaagaatgttcttggggctggagagatggcttagcaattaaggtgcttgcctatgaagcctaattacccaggttcaattccccacataagctagatgcacagggtggcacatgcatctgaagtttgtttgcagtggttggggaccctggtgtacccattctctctctctacctctttctctctttcaaataaataaaatatttttaagattgttctttaaaaaaaattgtttgtagtTTTGCTTTCAAAGAAAGTAAGAAATAGGTAAACTTACTAGGAATCCTGCTTTCATAATTAAGAATATTGTATCTAATTACTTAATTTCTATATTGTTTTCATAGTGTCATTTTCCTATGCAATTAAATATTCTGGTGGTTCTCATTATATATCTAAGCCAGGCCTTCTTTTCTAGGTATAAATATGAGGACAGTAGAATCTCTAATTTTACATAGAGAATTGGGgttacacacttttttttcttttctttttttcttttttcaaggtagggtcttgctctagcccaggatgacatggaattcaccatgcagtctcaggctggactcaaagtcatagggatcctcctacctctgcttcctaagtactaggattaaaggtgtgtgctaccacacctggcacagtTACACACTTTGAGCATTTGTAATGTGTAATTCATAAAAGTTAATGGGTGCACTTTTCCTATTGATGGGAAATAGTAGGCAGGAGAAAACTTTTTTGGaagttttcctgcatttcttgagTATAAAACTTAATAGCAGTTGAAAACAGAATTTGTGATTGAAAGCAAATGGAGGCTAGAGAGGTAgctcggtgggtaaagtgcttgtcttgtcaatatgaagatctgagtttgatccccagtacccacacaatgccaggtgtggcagcatgtAGCTCTAATCCTAGTGtggagaaagcagaggcaggatgatctctagagctcactggctagtctAAGCAGTAAGCTCCaggcagtgagagaccctggctcaaaaagagGTGGGCAGCATTCTTGaggataacacccaaggttgttctctgtcctgtatatgcacacacacacctatgtacatacatatgaacatgcatatatataccaCATAGACAGGCTAAAAAATTACACTGATAGCATCAAATCTCTTATAGGGAAAAAAGGAAACTAAATAAACAGCTTGATGTAGATCTCAccttttacaaatgaagaaattgaGACGGGAGCACAGCAGTGTCATGTAAACCTTTGGAGGACTGATCCCCAGGCCACTCCCTAACAGTTACACTGTGTGCTACTtaccattctttcattcttttaacaGCAAGTACAAAGTGCATGTACTGTGGATTGAAGAACTAGTGTGATTCCTGTTATTAAAAAATTTGATTCATCGGAGAGGCAAACCCAtgattatttttactattattaattCTCTTACCCAACAGTTACCACTGTTCTGTCATATGGTAATATATTAGAAACCTCGTTACTAGAAATAAAATGTGTCTATTTTGTGTTTTCAggccctttttgtctttttcccgtAAGACAGTCTGTAGCCAAGCTGTCCTCTCACTTGCTATTTAGCTGAGAATCATctttaacttctgatccttcttccACTGCTTGAGTTGCTGTGATgataggcatgcacctttaagCCCAGTTTATGAGGCATTAATGTTGGAACTCGGGGCACtgtgcacactaggcaagcactacCAACTGAGCTTGAGCTACTGTAGGCTTGCTTTTTGTGGCAACACAGTGGACAAGGTAGTATCTCCATAACTTAACTAGGGACCAGTTTATTTACCCATGACTTGGCAGTTTCctgtgatttaaaatttttaaaaggtgtgatgaagagatggcttaaataataaaaccaaaaaaaaggaaagaaatggctcagcagttaagacatttgcctgcaaagccaaaggacccaggttcaattccccaggacccacataagccagatgaacaaggtgatgcatacatctagagtttgtttacaatggctgaaggctctggtgtacccagtctccctctccctctctctctctttctctttttctacctcctcccccctcaaatgaaataaaatacattaatttttttaatttaaaagctaAGAATGTATAAAGAATTATCATTTAATACTCTACAAATCAAGAATGTTGAATGTTCTATATTTTATTCTAGACTGTGAGTGACATTTATACATTATGAATATAACTAATGTCATTAAATTGTGTCTTTATAGGTAGAAAATTTTATGTCATATATTCCATCAGTagaattaaaaaatgataatgtAATCGACTCAATTCATTCCCTGAAATGTTAAATCTAAACTATTAATTTTGGAATATGGTTTTCAAATAGTTATTGGAAGATATAggtatttattgaatttttttaatattggtgCTGATAAAGTACCTTCCAGAATGTAAAAGGCAGTCAACAATGGATAATTACATATCTTTGTTATCAAAAATAAGCCTATTGATTCTCTGTGTTGAAAGTATGTTCCAGAAATTAGGTTAAAGAAAGCTTTATTATAAAACTCACTgatagcctcaggttggcctcaaactcaggaccataatcctacctcagcctctcaagagctgggattaaaggtgcatgccaccatgccattTGTTataggtagtgtgtgtgtgtgtgtgtgtgtgtttgatgttttgaagtagggtctcactctagttcaggctgacgtggaatttactatgtagtctcagggtgggcttgaactcactgcaatcctcctacctctgcctcctgagtgcatggattaaaggtgtgtgctaccacacccggctctgttaAAGGTAGTTTTAAATACTGCTGGTTAACTTGCTTCTAGCTGCTTGTCGGGCCCCACATTCTTTGATTTACAGTTTCTCATGAGGTCTTCTTTGCTTGTAAAggttatttattgatttggggtTGCAACATCATATTTACAGTGCTAACATCATAACCTCCACAGTTCAACATCTGCCTGCTTTAGGGCCTGTGTTAAATTACTTTAGTTGTGGACAAAATACGTTAAAGAACAACTTAAATGGAATAATTAATTATCTTTgctcatggttttggaggctTCAGGCCATAGTCTACTCCTGTCTTTGGGCCTGTGATGTGGCAGAAATGATGGCAGCAGCAGAAGCGTGTTGCTGATGCTCCTCATCTCATGGCAGATAGGAAGCAAGGAAAAAGAATGTGATGCCTGTCCTTTTTCCAGCTTTGCCCCTTTTGTTCCCCAGCCTATACGATGGTGCTGCCTATATTCAGGGCAGGTCTTTCCTCTCCTAAGTCCTCTTTGGAAAGACCTTAACAGACACACCCATAAGTATGCTTTAGGAATCTTCTGGGTGCTTATCAACCCAGCCAAGGTGATAGTCACAGGGTCTGTTAGGGGCCTGGAGGAAAAGCACTTGAATGAATTTTAGTTAGCAAAGATGAAGAAGTGAGTTAAAGGAAAATACCTAAAGAGAATATGAACAGGAACCCTGGGCTTCTGATATGATGGTAGTGATGAGAATGGTGATATCAGCTATTATGTATTATCTGGAGGCAGCCAAATGGCTGTGCtttaacttaaaatttaattttgagtTTTGTGGCAGAAAGGATGAAAAGGGGAGTGCATAGTTCTCATCTAAGGAAAAAAGTGAAATCAAATAGTATTTTGGgagcattttttttctcacttttttctcacacacacactacctaTAACAaatggcatggtggcatgcacctttaatcccagctcttgagaggctgaggtaggattatggtcctgagtttgaggccaacctgaggctataCAGtgattcaattctctagaacccgcgtaagctagatgcgcaaggtggcgtatgcatctggagtttgtttgtagtggctggaagccctggcgctcccattctctccctctctctcttcttccttttctctctcaaacaaataaataaataaaatgtatttttaaaaaatttggtgTGTGAAGATATAACTCACATGTTATATAAGTCAACCCATTTAGAACATATAATTCAATAGCTTTGAGTATAATAAATTATCAATTTTAAATTCTATTGAtggtatatatataaaacatgaattttttttacCTTTAAAGACACAGTTCAATAGCATTAATCATATTCATGATGTATAAATGTCACTCACAGTCTagacttttctttcttgattttttttttcccttgaggtagtatctcactctagtccagactgacttggaattcactgtgtagcctcagggtgaccttaaactctcagtaatcctcctacctctgcctcctgagtgctgagattaaaggtatgcatcactgcgaccagctgacttttttttttttaagatagagcaagagagagagagaggagagagacagaattggcaaaCAAGGCTTCAgcaactgaaatcaaactccagacacttgtgccacctagtggtcacgtgcgaccttgcacttgcctcatcttggtgcagctggctaatgtgggatctggacagtagaacatgggtccttaggcttcacaggcaagggccttaactgctaagtcatctctccatccccagctgacatttttttttaaatatattttttttaattttttatttatttatttgagagcgacagacacagagagaaagacagatagagggagagagagagaatgggcgcgccagggcttccagcctctgcaaatgaactccagacgcatgcgcccccttgtgcatctggctaacgtgggacctggggaaccgagcctcgaaccggggtccttaggcttcacaggcaagcgcttaaccactaagccatctctccagcccccagctgacatttttaaaaataaattcatacttgtctttttatgtctggcttatttcagttATTATGATGTCTTCATGATCATATCATGTATCAAGACCTCATTCTTTTTTATGATTGAATAATGTGCCAGTGCATGAGACATTTCATTTGCACATTCATCTGTTAATGAACATTGGACTGTTTATACAATTAAAAGCCAAGTGTTTGGGTAAATTTCATGACTCACTCCTATAGATGCTTCCAAATATTGAAAACCTGACTGGTACAGTTTACcatcatatatataatgtactCTTCTCACAAAAAAAGCATACTAGAATGAAACTGGGTGCAATAAGTGTTACTTGAAAAGATGCTTTGGAGGCTGCTCATTTAATAatgtgcttgccatacaagcatggagttcagatccccaacacccacttaAATGCTAGGTGGGTGTGACAGCCTATCTgtaatccctccccccccccatatacacacacttaGGAGTCAAGAAATTTCTGGGATAAGCTGGCCAGCTATCAGTGAGCTGTGGGTTCTAGTGAGAGAACTTGCTTAAGTAAATAAAGGAGAGAGCAGTAGTGGAAGACACCCAACAGAGCCttgggcctccacatgcacacatacttgtgcactctctctctcacacacacacaaagggtaATTTTGAatctcttaatttttaaactgtaaatagggctggagagatggcttagcacttaaggcacttgcctgcatgttcaactctccagatcccgcataaTCCAtatacacaaaggtaaggcaagtgcaaggttgcacattttcactaggtggctcaagagtctggaattcagtttcagtggctgaggccctggcaattctctctcctttcctcctttcctcccccccatctctaaaataaaaaaaaaaaataaagactaaacAATTTGCAGTGGATATTTATACACAATCACATAATTTGAAACACTAACCTTTGGTATTTTCCATGTGATAGGTGGTGGCCCAGGGCCACTTGCAACTATAACAGTGACATGGCCCCATGTCCCTCATCATATGGAAGTTCAATAGCCTGACCCTGATGGTGGTAGCAGGGTTTCCCAAACAGCAAGTGTGCAAGTCCTAGTgttttctttagttttggttTGTGGTTCTAGGGTGGGACCCTGGGCCTCTTGTGTGCTAGGCgagtgttctaccactgacctGTACTCCTAGCCTTGAACAAGTGCTATATAACCTGTACTAATAGCCTTGAACAAGTGCTATGTAAGTGTCTTCTGGAGTCATGTTTACTAATATACCACTGGACAAAGAAAGTCACAGGGCCAAGTCCATCTCTAGGGCTGAGTAGCAAGGTTCCAttgcaaatgtgtgtgcacagaggATGGGTAGTCTCTAGTGTTTCAGGGCAGACTCAAGGGAGGAAAAACCCAGTGTAGGTCCAAAGAGTCAGGAAGGGTTTTATATGAGACTTAGTGCAGCATCTTGAAAGCTAGGTAGACTTTTAAgtaagaagaaggagagaagtgGCAAATTAAGTCTAGAAGAAGAATGCATAAAAGAAATATAGACACCCCATGGGACCATAAGACTGAGAACTCATTGAGGAGAAACAGAGAATTAAGAGTTACAGTGTCACCTGGGGCAAGTTGAGAAGAGCTTTGGATAATTaatttcaagttcattttctgtgttttgtgAAACTCTTGGAGTTTAAGAGAAGGGTGGTATGAGGAGTGGCCTGATTTAGGAGGATTAATGCAGCAGCATTAGTTTCATCATGATTAATTCTCCATGTGATCAACAGAATCTAGATGGCCCCAagattcttcccccccccccccgctgcaaTGCTCTGTATAATCCCCTTACCTTGAATGTCAGTAACTTTGATGGATTTCACTCCTGTGACTGTGCTATATTATATAATAGATAAAGGATTTTGCAAATATAATGAAGGTCCCAAATCAATTGACCTTGGGCTAATCAAATGAAGATTACCAGGTAGGCCTGTCCTAAtcagatgaattttaaaatagaCTTGGTCCCTTCCAGAAGTCAGCTAAGATATACTCAAAGCAGCAAAATGCCATCTTGTGGCAGGGAATGGTTTTTATGGCTTGTAGGGGCTAAGCACTTTAGTCCTATAACCATAAGAACATGAAATCTGTCATGGACCCTGACTCCTAAGTGAGATTGTAGCCCCAGCAGATATCTTAATTTTCATCCTAATGAGAGCTTGGTAAAGGACTTACTAACCCATATCCACACTCCTGTCCATGGGAACAATGAGATAGTAAGTTTGTGTTAGGTGCCAAATTTGTGGTG
Above is a window of Jaculus jaculus isolate mJacJac1 chromosome 8, mJacJac1.mat.Y.cur, whole genome shotgun sequence DNA encoding:
- the Kiz gene encoding centrosomal protein kizuna isoform X3, with the translated sequence MQLLFKDSLGIKSDLKDEDRKKIAVPAGINLGTTMSRGLYQPAIAFMGCQMSAISSIEDFSAEEKSSQPTKNFSIPDPHSHQQTAQSSDVTDSCVVQTTSDTQCLNKPDKIDGKTSLQIGEKTPVTASVLSEEEQTHCLEIGSNTRHSKSNLSEGKKSAELHSSLQERLSPENRTTDLKCDSSSRSEGSDGKILTREHIEVKEERASPPFSVVSVSEHCASENKWSQEKHPAWEGFSDDLAHQDPKAQRSFISMQKEQQEESSCSSDDLTVSINDDDLNLENLEPLPSPCDKVKGRDATLALRSFCTVQDRDTLPTGKNNCILQTLSSPDSEKEFSDLPKQSVQASDGGLTKAQLDNCVVTLKEGNNSLKKEATTLLKKAPAEECDHRSAIHSNESSCSLPSILNDNRGIKEAKPALRLNSVLTREQEVSSGCGDESKEENMTATVQVTGLNIGGSTFKTKTVHKITSQDSFSSSKGSPLSRHDSRRNLMTNLKSNDFWGESDDSNSEIEAALRPNIHNTSADDFDDFYDT